The following are encoded in a window of Paenibacillus polymyxa genomic DNA:
- a CDS encoding cytochrome d ubiquinol oxidase subunit II translates to MSYEIVGIAILWTFLFGYLLVASIDFGAGFFSFYSVLTGHQNKIHNIIQRYLSPVWEVTNVFLIFFVVGLNGFFPDAAYYYGTALLVPGSIAIVLLAIRGVYYAYNTYGHSGKNNIVYMALYGATGLLIPAALSTVLAISEGGIIIENSTGVHLQWGQLLSNPYTWAVIILALVSVLYISAMFLAYYAKRAGDKVAFEIVRGYALLWSGPTIVASLLAFFQINKQNPDHFTNMLNIAWMFVASFICFAGAVYLVWQRRHLGVSFILVMLQFAFAWYGYGRSHLPYVLYPYINVYDSFTNSTMAYALITAFVAGLLVLIPSLILILRLFLFDAKYVRGHEGKKG, encoded by the coding sequence GTGAGCTATGAAATTGTAGGTATCGCCATTTTGTGGACGTTCCTGTTCGGATATTTGCTTGTGGCATCCATTGATTTTGGTGCAGGGTTTTTCAGCTTTTACAGTGTGTTAACAGGCCACCAGAACAAAATCCACAATATCATTCAACGGTATCTATCCCCGGTGTGGGAGGTAACAAACGTATTTCTCATCTTTTTTGTGGTGGGATTAAACGGGTTCTTCCCGGATGCAGCATATTACTATGGTACGGCGTTACTCGTTCCCGGCAGTATTGCGATTGTGCTTCTTGCCATCCGGGGAGTGTATTATGCATACAATACGTATGGGCATTCCGGTAAAAATAATATCGTCTACATGGCGTTGTACGGTGCGACAGGGTTGCTGATTCCGGCGGCACTGTCCACAGTTCTCGCTATTTCGGAGGGCGGCATTATTATAGAAAACAGTACAGGTGTACACCTGCAATGGGGTCAGCTATTAAGTAATCCCTACACGTGGGCGGTTATTATTCTGGCGCTGGTGAGCGTGCTGTATATCTCGGCGATGTTTTTGGCCTATTATGCCAAAAGGGCGGGAGACAAGGTCGCTTTTGAAATTGTACGGGGATATGCGCTGCTTTGGAGCGGTCCAACGATTGTTGCGAGTCTGCTCGCATTTTTTCAGATTAACAAACAAAATCCAGATCATTTTACCAATATGCTGAACATAGCCTGGATGTTTGTTGCATCCTTCATATGCTTTGCGGGAGCAGTTTATCTGGTATGGCAGCGGCGGCATCTGGGGGTATCATTCATATTGGTGATGCTGCAATTTGCATTTGCCTGGTATGGCTACGGCCGCTCGCATCTCCCGTATGTTCTGTATCCCTACATTAATGTCTACGACAGCTTTACAAATTCTACGATGGCGTATGCGTTGATTACGGCGTTTGTTGCGGGTTTGCTAGTGCTGATCCCTTCGCTGATTCTGATATTAAGATTGTTTCTATTCGATGCAAAATATGTGCGCGGACATGAAGGGAAGAAAGGGTGA
- a CDS encoding cytochrome ubiquinol oxidase subunit I: MSSLDPVLLSRMLTGITLFVHIVFASIGVGVPLMIALAEWRGLRTGDPHYTLLARRWARGFVITVAVGVVTGTSIGLQLSLLWPTFMRVAGQAIALPLFLETFAFFIEAIFLGIYLYTWDRFKSKYFHLMLLIPVAIASSASAVFITTVNSFMNQPQGFTLKNGVMTNIHPIEAMLNPATPTKVSHVLASSYTLSAGVLMGLAAYSMLRGRNHPYFKKALKLTATCTIVFAISTVMIGDASGKFLAKYQPEKLAAAEWHFDTMTHAPFVYGGYMDKNGEIKYALKVPYALSVLAGNLPSTEVKGLNDYPVEERPPLSIHYMFDLKITTGVLILVIPLLYLIRKRLPGRKPYPRWLLLALILVGPMAMVAIELGWMFAEVGRQPWILRGYMKVSEAATTSTSVGWMLVLFVILYLVLCFSAIKVLSKLFRNKDAVEEIRQLGLEGAEGK; this comes from the coding sequence TTGTCTTCACTGGACCCTGTATTGCTAAGCCGGATGCTGACCGGAATTACCCTGTTTGTTCATATCGTATTTGCATCCATCGGCGTCGGCGTACCCTTAATGATTGCACTAGCAGAATGGCGCGGGCTGCGAACTGGTGATCCGCATTATACACTGCTGGCCCGACGGTGGGCGCGAGGGTTTGTCATTACCGTTGCCGTGGGTGTCGTTACAGGCACCTCCATTGGTCTGCAACTCAGCTTGCTTTGGCCCACCTTTATGCGGGTGGCTGGACAAGCGATTGCGCTGCCTCTATTTTTGGAGACGTTTGCTTTTTTCATTGAAGCTATATTCCTGGGCATCTACTTGTATACCTGGGATCGGTTTAAAAGCAAATATTTTCACCTGATGCTGCTCATCCCGGTAGCGATTGCCTCGTCTGCCTCAGCGGTTTTTATTACAACTGTGAACTCGTTCATGAACCAACCTCAAGGCTTTACACTCAAAAATGGAGTCATGACAAATATTCATCCCATCGAGGCTATGCTAAATCCGGCTACGCCGACCAAAGTGTCCCATGTATTGGCTTCCTCGTATACATTGAGCGCTGGTGTGCTGATGGGGCTGGCTGCTTACAGCATGCTGCGAGGGCGTAATCACCCTTATTTTAAAAAGGCGCTGAAGCTGACTGCTACCTGTACCATTGTGTTTGCCATCAGCACCGTGATGATTGGAGACGCATCCGGTAAATTTCTGGCCAAATATCAGCCGGAGAAGCTGGCCGCCGCCGAATGGCATTTTGATACGATGACACACGCGCCCTTCGTATATGGCGGATACATGGATAAGAACGGTGAAATCAAGTATGCGCTGAAAGTGCCTTATGCACTTAGTGTGTTGGCTGGTAATTTGCCCAGTACGGAGGTTAAGGGATTAAATGACTATCCGGTGGAGGAGCGTCCGCCGCTGTCTATTCATTATATGTTTGACCTCAAGATCACCACAGGAGTGCTGATTCTCGTCATCCCACTGCTGTATCTGATCCGCAAGCGTTTGCCAGGTCGCAAACCGTACCCCAGATGGCTGCTGTTGGCGCTCATTCTGGTGGGGCCGATGGCGATGGTAGCTATTGAGCTCGGATGGATGTTTGCGGAGGTCGGTAGACAGCCGTGGATTTTACGCGGATATATGAAGGTCTCCGAAGCAGCAACCACTTCTACGAGTGTCGGGTGGATGCTGGTGTTGTTTGTTATTTTGTATCTGGTGTTGTGTTTCTCGGCCATTAAGGTACTCAGCAAGCTATTCCGCAATAAGGATGCGGTGGAAGAGATAAGGCAGCTGGGCCTGGAAGGGGCTGAAGGCAAGTGA
- a CDS encoding virulence factor, which produces MKITSIEPTPSPNTMMLHLDERLEAGIRRTYTRDNERSAPPFIRRMLGIEGVKSVFHTTDFVALDRKGNADWSTILGQVRDQLGEEGADANWDLPEETSGEAFGEAQVFVQFFRGIPMQIRVKAGQQEERISLSDRFVQAVTRVASATLIKERKLSDYGVRYGELPDIAREVEQELEAAFPQERLEQIIQQAIAHGANNSEFVEERREWSDAELEKALQHEDWRTRYAALDRLEPTPEHLPLIRQALHDDKMQLRRLGVVYLGDIRSPEAMDLLAEALRDPSAAVRRTAGDTLSDIGDPVATSAMIGALSDSSKLVRWRAARFLYEVGTEDARDALEKAVDDPEFEVSLQAKMALERIESGEQAAGTVWQQMAKRNS; this is translated from the coding sequence ATGAAAATAACATCTATCGAGCCTACTCCCAGTCCGAACACCATGATGCTGCATCTGGATGAGCGACTGGAAGCGGGTATCCGCAGAACATATACACGGGACAATGAGCGTTCCGCTCCCCCATTTATCCGGCGCATGCTGGGCATTGAAGGGGTCAAAAGCGTGTTTCACACGACCGACTTTGTAGCCCTTGACCGCAAAGGGAATGCAGATTGGTCTACCATTCTGGGTCAAGTCCGGGATCAGCTAGGCGAGGAAGGCGCTGACGCCAATTGGGATTTGCCAGAGGAAACCTCTGGAGAAGCATTTGGCGAAGCACAGGTCTTTGTGCAATTTTTTCGCGGCATTCCTATGCAAATTCGAGTCAAGGCGGGGCAGCAGGAGGAACGAATTTCCTTGTCCGACCGCTTCGTGCAGGCCGTTACCCGTGTAGCGAGTGCAACGCTGATCAAGGAACGCAAGCTGAGTGATTACGGCGTCCGCTATGGTGAACTGCCGGACATTGCACGCGAGGTCGAGCAGGAATTGGAGGCAGCCTTTCCGCAAGAGCGGCTGGAGCAGATTATCCAACAGGCGATTGCCCACGGCGCAAACAACAGCGAATTCGTAGAGGAACGCCGCGAGTGGAGCGATGCCGAGCTGGAGAAGGCCCTGCAGCACGAGGATTGGCGCACACGCTACGCTGCGCTGGATCGGCTGGAACCGACGCCCGAGCATTTGCCGCTTATCCGGCAAGCGCTGCATGACGACAAAATGCAGCTGCGGCGGCTGGGCGTCGTCTATCTGGGCGATATTCGCTCACCGGAGGCGATGGATCTGCTAGCCGAGGCGCTGCGCGATCCTTCAGCGGCAGTACGCCGCACCGCAGGCGACACGTTGTCGGACATCGGCGACCCGGTCGCTACCAGCGCAATGATCGGAGCCCTGTCGGATAGCAGCAAGTTGGTGCGCTGGCGGGCGGCACGTTTTTTATACGAGGTTGGAACCGAGGATGCACGTGATGCGCTGGAGAAGGCTGTCGATGATCCCGAATTCGAGGTTAGTCTGCAGGCTAAAATGGCGCTGGAACGCATCGAATCAGGCGAACAAGCCGCGGGCACAGTTTGGCAGCAGATGGCCAAGCGGAACTCTTAA
- a CDS encoding amino acid permease, protein MQHKATPDATLRKSLKARHMTMIALGGSIGTGLFLASGGAVAEAGPGGALLAYAAVGLMVYFLMTSLGELATFMPESGSFNTYAGRFVDPAFGFAMGWNFWYNWAVTIAAELAAATVLIKYWFPESHSAWWSLLFLAVIFALNALTVKGYGESEYWFAMIKIVTVVIFLTVGVLMIFGIMGGPAVGFANFTVGDAPFHGGFFAVLGVFMAAGFSFQGTELIGVAAGESENPRENVPRAIRQIFWRILFFYILAILVIGLIIPYTNPNLLRGDISDIGVSPFTLVFEKAGLAIAASVMNAVILTSVLSAGNSGMYAATRVLYALAREGKAPRFLGRINRRGIPMNALLITTAVGMLAFLASLYGDGVVYNWLLNASGMCGFITWVGIAVSHYRFRRAFTAQGHSLSELPYKARWFPFGPLFAFALCIIVIIGQGADAFTGQEIDWKTMIATYMSVPLFLLLWLGYKWIKRTKIVPLKECDLSPDASSDK, encoded by the coding sequence GTGCAACACAAAGCAACACCTGACGCAACCTTGCGTAAAAGTCTCAAAGCCCGCCATATGACGATGATCGCCCTCGGCGGCTCTATCGGTACGGGCCTGTTCCTCGCCAGTGGAGGCGCGGTTGCCGAAGCTGGACCCGGCGGTGCGCTGCTGGCTTATGCAGCAGTTGGCCTCATGGTCTACTTCCTTATGACCAGCCTCGGTGAGTTGGCTACATTTATGCCTGAATCCGGCTCTTTTAACACCTATGCAGGTCGCTTCGTCGATCCGGCTTTTGGTTTCGCCATGGGCTGGAACTTCTGGTACAACTGGGCGGTGACGATTGCTGCCGAATTAGCAGCAGCGACCGTGCTCATCAAATATTGGTTCCCGGAAAGCCACTCTGCCTGGTGGAGTCTGTTATTCCTAGCCGTAATCTTCGCGTTGAACGCATTGACAGTCAAAGGCTACGGTGAGTCTGAATACTGGTTCGCCATGATTAAAATTGTGACCGTGGTCATCTTTTTGACCGTAGGTGTGCTGATGATCTTCGGTATTATGGGTGGCCCTGCGGTTGGCTTTGCCAACTTCACGGTAGGAGACGCCCCGTTCCATGGCGGATTCTTTGCTGTATTGGGCGTATTCATGGCAGCGGGATTTTCCTTTCAGGGAACGGAGCTGATTGGGGTAGCCGCTGGAGAGAGCGAAAATCCGCGTGAAAATGTGCCGCGCGCCATCCGTCAAATCTTTTGGCGCATCCTGTTCTTTTATATTCTCGCGATTCTCGTGATTGGGTTGATCATTCCGTACACCAATCCAAATCTGCTGCGGGGAGATATCAGTGACATCGGTGTCAGCCCGTTCACGCTCGTATTTGAAAAAGCAGGGCTTGCGATTGCTGCTTCTGTTATGAACGCCGTTATTTTGACTTCCGTATTGTCGGCAGGTAACTCGGGTATGTACGCGGCAACTCGGGTACTATACGCTTTGGCACGGGAAGGTAAAGCCCCGCGTTTCCTCGGACGTATCAATAGACGTGGCATTCCTATGAATGCACTGCTGATCACGACCGCTGTCGGTATGCTAGCCTTTCTCGCCTCCCTGTATGGAGACGGTGTAGTCTATAACTGGCTGCTGAATGCTTCTGGAATGTGCGGATTTATTACGTGGGTCGGGATTGCAGTCAGCCATTATCGTTTCCGCCGTGCCTTTACTGCACAGGGCCACAGTCTGAGTGAGCTTCCATACAAAGCCCGCTGGTTCCCGTTTGGGCCGTTGTTTGCCTTCGCTCTGTGTATCATTGTCATTATCGGGCAAGGGGCGGATGCCTTCACCGGACAGGAGATTGACTGGAAAACGATGATCGCTACGTATATGAGTGTGCCGCTGTTCCTTCTGCTGTGGCTCGGCTACAAATGGATCAAACGTACTAAAATCGTTCCGTTAAAAGAATGTGATTTGAGTCCAGATGCTTCTTCGGATAAATAA